The Flaviramulus sp. BrNp1-15 genome includes the window GATCAAGGAAAATCTATTGGGCTAAGTTATTTTAAAGAACGTGGGTTTACTGAAGATACTATCAAAAAATTCGATCTTGGATATTCACTAAACGAGTGGCAAGCCTTTACAGACGAAGCTTTAAAACAAGGGTATAGTATTGATTATTTAGAAAAAACAGGACTTACTATCGTAAAAGAAGATAAGCGTTTTGATAGGTTTAAGGGGCGCGTTATGTTCCCTATTAAAAGTATGAGTGGTCGTGTGTTGGGTTTTGGCGGTCGTATTTTAATAAACGATAAAAAAGCTGCTAAATATGTAAACTCCCCAGAAAGTGATATTTACCATAAAAGTAAAGTACTATATGGTATTTATCATGCTAAACAAAGTATTGCAAAAGAAGATAATTGTTTTTTAGTTGAAGGCTATACAGATGTAATTCAGTTTCACCAAACAGGAATTAAAAATGTGGTGTCTTCATCTGGTACAGCATTAACTTCAGAGCAAATTAGACTCATAAACAGACTCACAAAAAACATTACCGTATTATTTGATGGTGATGCAGCAGGTATGCGTGCGTCGTTGCGTGGTATAGATTTGATTCTTGAGCAAGGTATGAATGTGAAGGTTTGCTCGTTCCCAGAAGGAGAAGATCCTGATAGTTTTGCTAAACAAAATACCCTTGAAGAACTTACTTTATATTTAGAGGATAACGCTAAAGATTTTATTCAGTTTAAAGCTTCGATTTTACACGAAGAATCTAAAAACGATCCTATAAAAAAAGCAGAAACAGTTAGAGATATTGTAAACAGTATTTCTAAAATACCTGATCGTATTAAAAAAGAAATTTATGTTCAGGAGTGTGCAAGAATAATGGATATTAGTGAAGAAGTTTTATTTAGCACACTGGCACAAATCAATAAAAAAGAGTTTCAGGAAGAAAACAAACAATATAAAAAAGAGCAAAAAGCTTTTGATGTAATAAAGCACCAACAACCTGTAAAAAAAGTTGATGTGCAATATGTTTTAGAACGAAAAATTATTGAGGTTCTATTGATTTATGGAAATAAAACTGAAGATTTTGAAGACTTGGTTCTAAAAGAAAATGATAATGGAGAACTTATTTTAGAGCCTGTAATACAGCAAGCAAAAGTGTTTGAAAAAGTGTTTTTAGACCTTCAGGATGATGAAATGGAATTCACAAATGAAACTTTTAAAAGTCTATATTACACTATTATTGATACTTTAAATCAAAACCCTGAATTTGAGTTAAAAACATTTATAAATTCAGTTGATTCTGAAACGGCTAGTGAAATCACTACTATTTTAATGGAAGATGAACGTTATGCTTTAGATAATTGGAACCGCATGAATATTTTTCCAAAAGAAAAAACGCACAGTGTAGCTCAACTGGTTAGTGAAACTATTTTAAGTTTGCGGTGTTTTTTAATAGATCAAAAAGTAAAGGAATTCCAGAAAGAAACGCTACAAAACAAAATAGACACGAATAGAAATGTACTTGAAGAAGTAAAAGACTATTCGAGTCTAAAAATGTTGTTGTCTAGAAAATTAAATCGGGTGTTATAACCCTTGTGTAAGTTTAGCTTGATTAACTAAATCTACTAAGTTAGTAACTTTTAACTTTCGCATTAATCGCGCTTTATAAGTACTAACGGTTTTTTCGTTAATATCTAATTCTTTTGAAATTTCCTTGTTTTTCTTACCAACGGTTAAAAGCTTTAAAACTTCTGCTTCTCTGGTTGATAATTTTTTGTAAAACGTACCGCTTTTACTAACTCTATTGCCAAAGGCAAGTTGTTGAGTTAAATCGTTACTTAAATAAATGCCGCCATCGTTTACTTTTAAAATGGCTTCGTTAATTGTGATTACATTTACAGATTTAGAAATATATCCTGCAGCACCAGCTTTTATGGCGTTAATGGCATATACTTCCTCTGGTTGTGCGCTAAAAATAATAGCTTTAATGTCTGGGTAATCGTTTTTTAAATAACGTAAAACGGTTAAACCGTTTAGTTTAGGAAAATCTGTTTCCATTAAAATAATGTCTACAGGGTTTTTCTTAATAAATTCTAAGATGGCTTCGCCATCATCTACACTTCCAACTACTTTAATGTTAGAGGAAGCAGAGAAAAGGACTTCTAGCCCCTTTCTTGTGATAGGGTGGTTGTCTGCTACTAATAATTTTATCATAATTTAAAAGCTTTTTTTAAAACTATTTTGAGAAATAGTTTATGTTTGAGAGATTAAGCTTGTGGTAAATGTAAGACTTTTTTATACAACCTGCAATAACATAGTTTTATAACAAAGTTTCAGGTATTTCACATATTGGTATAGGTATCATTTTATGCTTGTTAGCAGAATTGAAACGTTTGTATATTTTAAAAACTTCTTGTTTTCTTCCCGAAAAATCATCAGATGTTTTACCTTCATCATCCATTTTCATAGCCCATTCTAATTCTGGATAAGATGCTCCTATTTGATCTTCATCAGTTCTATCATCACCCCAAAGGCCATCAGTTGGTGCAGCATCAATAATTTCTTTATTTACACCTAAATATTCTCCAATAGCATAAACTTCAGATTTTAATAAATCTGCTATCGGACTTAAATCAACACCACCATCACCATATTTTGTGTAAAAACCAACACCAAAATCTTCAACTTTATTTCCTGTTCCTGCAACTAATAGTTTTTCTAAAGCAGCAAAATAGTAAAGTGATGTCATTCGTAATCGTGCTCTGGTATTCGCTAAAGACATAAATCTACTTTCTTCATCTTCAACATCTGGCAAAGACTCAATTAAACTATCAAAAACAGGTGTTAAGTTAACTTGTGTCATTCTAACTTTATCAAAATTAGATTGCAACCACTCTATATGATTCATAGCTCTACTAACTTGAGAAGGCGCTTGATGAATTGGCATTTCCAAACATAAAAGCTCTAATCCTGTTTTGGCACAAAGTGTTGAAGTAACTGCAGAATCTATACCACCAGAAACTCCTATAACAAAACCTTTCATACCAGCATTAGTAGCATAATCTTTTAACCAGTTTACTATATAATCAACAACTTTTTCTGTTTGCATTTTTAAATGATTTTAAATCTGAGAATAGTACCTTTGCAAACAAAAATAAACCATACGCTCAATTTATAAAAATTTATGTCGTTTAAGTTTTATATGAAATTTCAATTATTCCTTTTATTGTTTTTTGTTATTGCTGTTTCTTGTAAAAAAGAAAATCAGTTAGAAGATGAAATAGCTAAAATAAATACAGATATAAAAATTGAACGTTTCGATAGATTATTTTCTGAAGTTACTTCAAACAACTTATCTAAATTAAAAACAGCCTATCCATTTATGTTTTCTGAAAAGTATAAAGACTCTTTTTGGTTAGCGAAAAAAGATGATACGCTACAAATTCAATTATTTAACCAAGTTGATAAAACGTTTACACATTTTGATGATACTGAGTTAGAGATAGAATCATTATTTAATCATTTAAAATATTATTTCCCCGAGTTTAACCCACCTAGAGTTATCACAACAACAAATGATGTAGATTACAGAAATAGAGTAATAGCTACAGATACCATTGCAGTTATAGCTTTAGATAGTTATTTGGGTAGTGAACATGAATTTTACGGAAGCATACCAAAATATTTAAAAGCCAATTTAAAAAAAGAACAATTGGTGGTAGATTTGGCTAATGAATATGCGAAGAAATACACGTACCAGCCACAGCGAAAAACATTATTGGATGAAATGATTTATTTTGGAAAGCTAATGTATTTTAAAGATGTTGTTATTCCGTTTAAAACAGAAGCTGAACGTATTGGTTATTCACAAACCGAATTAGATTGGGCAATGGCTAATGAAAGTAACATCTGGCGATACTTTGTAGAACGAGAATTATTATATAGCACAGACTCAAAACTTCCAGGTAGATTTATAAATGATGCTCCTTTTACCAAATTCTATTTAGAAGAAATAGATACTGATTCTCCAGGTCGATTAGGTCAATATATAGGATGGCAAATTGTTCGTGCATATATGCTACAAAACGATATACCATTAAAAGATATGCTTATAAAACCTACAGAAGAAATTTTTAATAACTCTAAGTTTAAACCTCGAAAATAATGGCCAATAATATTACATCCAAAATAGAACTTAATGTTGAATTAGATGAAAATCGAGTTCCTGAAAAACTACATTGGACAGCTCAAGACGGAGGCATAACCAATGAAGAAGCAAAAGCGATGATGCTTTCAGTTTGGGATTCTAAAACTCAAGAAACTTTGCGCATAGATTTATGGACTAAAGATATGCCCGTTGATGAAATGAAAGTGTTTTTTCATCAAACACTAGTTGCTATGAGTAATACATTTAACAGAGCTACACAAGATGAAAAAATGACTGCAACTATGAAGGATTTTTGTGATTATTTTGCAGAAAAATTAGAATTGAAGAAGTAGTTTCCTTGCTATTTTAACTCCCAGATATAGGTGTTCCAAATATACCTACAGCAAGTTCAAGCCAAATTAAAAGTAAAACTATTGTTATAGCTAGAGTTAAAAATATTCGGTATTTTCTTTTTTTAATTTTGGTAATTATAAACTCATAAAACAAACCTGTTCCGTAGAGCATAGCACCTGCTGATATAAAATCTGTTAAAGTCCATTGTACTTCTTCTGTAAATTGCATTGCAATTGAAGGAATGACTAACAAAACAGTAGCAAAAACTATAATGATGAGAAGTCTCTTGTTTTGCATAAACTATTTTTTGGTATCACGAACTTCTTTTGCTAAATGATCTAAATAAAGTATTCCATTTAAATGGTCTATTTCATGCTGAAAAATAACCGATGTAAAACTCTCAACTGTTTCCGTTTTATGTTCTGCATTCATAGTATCATATTCTATCTTAATAGAAAACGCTCTATTATTTAACGTATCTGTTCTATTGGGGATTGATAAACATCCTTCTCTAAAAGTTTGTTTTTTATTAGAATACTCAATAATTTTTGGATTCAAATAAACTTCAAACGGAAAGTTTTCTTTATCAAAACGTTGTACCCAAATAATATTTTTTAAAATGCCTACTTGTGGTGCTGCAATACCTACGCCTAAAGACATACTATCTCTTACTGTAGCATACAAGCGTTTTACAAAACTCTGTAAAACAGCATCATTAGGATTTGGTTTAATATATGTGCTTTTTGTTCTCAGTAATAAGGAATCACTCTTTTTAGTTATTTTATAAACTCTCATTGGTGTTAAGCTATCAGCATGCATTATCAAGCTTCTTTCTTCTTTAGAAAAACCATTTTTCACGACACTTTTTGTACTAGAACATGCAAGTGCTAAAGTGGTAATTAAAATTGAAAAGATAATTTGTTTCATTAAAAGAGAATAATTAAATGCTGATTACCGACTTACCACTCATTAATTCTGTTGGAATCCAATTTAATAAAAATAAAAATTAAAATAGTAAAAGCCCATAATCCAGATCCACCATAACTAAATAAAGGCAACGGAATACCAATGGTTGGGATTAAACCCATTACCATACCAATATTTACTAGAAAATGTATAAAAATAATAGAAGCTACACCATAACCGTACACTCTACTAAACTGTGATTTTTGTAATTCGGCTAAGTGTAAAATACGTAGCAAAAGCAAAACAAAAACTATTACTACAAAGGCACTTCCTAAAAAACCCCACTCCTCACCAACGGTACTAAAAATATAATCTGTATGTTGTTCTGGTACAAATTTCCCTGTGGTTCTGGTTCCTTCCATGAACCCCTTACCTGTTAATCCACCAGAACTAATAGCCTTTTCAGATTCGTTTAGGTTATAGGCAAAGGTTTGTTTCATTTTTTCAAGTTTTTCTGGGTCTTTTTCTAAGCGTAACCATAAACTTATTCTGTCTTGTTGATGTGGTTTTAATATACTTTGATAAAAGAATTTTACCCCAAACGAAATACCAATTGCTGCAACTATGATGAATATAGATTGATATGTCCTTAGTTTTTTCTTGTTAAAAAACTGATATGCAATAACTAATAATCCTGCAATTGCAGATGTAATTATATACCCAAATTTTAAAGATAAAACAGACAATATGATAATGGCTATTCCAATAGTTAAATAGTACTTAGGCAATCCTTCTCTGTATAAAACAAAAAAGAATGCGCTATAAACAATTGTACTTCCTGTATCGTTTTGCAGCAATACTAAAATTGCAGGTATAATGATTATTAAAAACGTACGTATTTGATCCTTAAATGATTTAATATTAGTGTTCAAATCGCTTATATAATTTGCTACAGCAAGTGCTGTAGCAGCTTTGGCAAACTCACTGGGTTGCAAGGTCATACCTCCAAAGGCATACCATGAAGTAGCTCCATTTACATTTTTTCCGAATATAAAAAGTCCTACTAATGATAACATGGAGATTATGTAGAATATACTGGAGAATCGTTCGTAAAATTTAGCATCGATAGCTAGCAAAAGAATAATTAACCCGAAGGTTAAAAAAATAAATATAAGCTGCTTACCAAATGGCTGTGAGAAATCGAAATAATTTATTGTAGTCCCTGTATGTGAAGCTGATAGTATATTTAACCAGCCAAAACCAACTAAAAGTAAGAAAAGAATAATGGTAATCCAATCGAATTTAAAATGTCTGTTAGTGTCCCTAACCATTAATTTTCTGTTTTATTAATTTTATTCAATTGTTTTTTTAATTTATAGTATTCTTGTTCTTCAACAATTTGCAAACTGGTTTCACCATTAATTTTAAAAGGTTCGCCAGAATAAGGTTTAGCATACTCATTTTCTAAACTGTGCTTTAAAAGCCATTCTTCTAAATCGGTACGGGTAATATAACCTTTAATATGTTTTTCTATCATTAAACTAGCTACTTTGCCAGCAAATCTGCTTCCCCAATATCCGTTTTCTACAAAAACAGCAATTGCTATTTTAGGGTTATCTTTAGGTGCAAAAGCCACAAAAATAGAATGGTCGGTTAACTGTGTTTTTAAACTGTCAACAATCGCAAAATTCTCAACTGTTCCTGTTTTACCACATATTTCAATATCTTTTACTTGTAAACTTGCAGCAGTTCCTTTTTTGTAAACTTGCAACATACCTTCAATTACAGGTTCAAAATGTTCTTTATCAATAGTTGTATATTTTGGTTTTGTATATTGTTCAGGTATGGTTTCGCCTTCTATATTTTTTATAATATGTGGCGTATAATAATAACCTCTATTTGCAATTGCTGCTGCCATATTCGCTAACTGAATAGGTGTAGTTGCTACTTCACCCTGACCAATAGCATTTGAAATGGTATAGGTTGAGTAAAATGTTTTAGGATATATACGTTTATAATAATCTCTATCTGGAATTCTTCCTTTCTGGCCTACTTTTAAATCATATCCTAAAAAATTACCTAAACCAAAACTTTTTGCATGATTGCTCCATGTATCAATACCTTCTGAGGCATTACCATTTTTTTCTAAAATTTTTCTGTAAGTGGTTGCAAAATAGGCATTGCAAGATCTTTGAATACCTGATATCATATCATTTCTAGTACCATAATTACAGTGGCATTTCATAAAGCGATTACCATATTTGTACCCTTTGTAACATGTTACTTTTTCTTCTGGCTCTAAAACATCTTCTTGAAGAGCAATTAATGCATTCATTAATTTAAAAGGAGACCCAGGTTCATAAACTCCTTGCAAACTCCTGTTAAAAAGTGGTTTTGCAATAGAATCGTTATAAAGTTTGGTGAAATTTTTAGAACGACCTCTACCTACTAAAATATTAGGGTCGTAAGTTGGAGCAGCAACCATAGCTAATATTTCTCCAGATGAAGGTTCAATGGCTATTACACCTCCACGTTTGTTTTTCATTAGTAGTTCACCATATGCTTGCAATTGTGCATCTATGGTAATAGTAATATCTTTTCCTTGTTCTGGTATAGTATCAAAAACGCCTTCTTTATAAGGGCCAATATTTCTATTAAATCTATCTTTTTGAATGAACTTAATCCCTTTTATACCTCTCAATGTTTTTTCATAAGAAGCTTCAACCCCCTGTTTCCCAATTAAATCACCCATTTTGTAATAGGGTTCTCTTTTTATTATGGCATTATTAACCTCGCCAATATCTCCCAAAACATTAGCCCCTATTGTTGTTTGATAGTGTCTTAATGAACGCTTCTGAATATAAAAGCCTCTAAACTTTCGCATTTTTTCCTGCAAAACAGCATAATCTTCTTTGGATAAATGCGATACAAAAACTGATGGTAGTCGTGGTGAATATCTATAAGCTTTATTGTATTTGTCTATAAACTGTTGTTTGTTAATTTTAAGTAATGAGCAAAACTCTAAAGTATCTAATGGTTCAACTTCACGTGGAATTAACATGACATCGTACGATGGTTGGTTGGCTACTAAAAGTTCTCCTTTTCTATCATAAACAAAGCCTCGTTTAGGATAATCATAAACTTTTCTAATGGCATTGTCTTCAAATAAATTGTGAGTACTTGCATTATAAACCTGCAAATAAAAAAGTCTTGAAATGAATAAAAGACCAACACCAATTATAGAAATAAAAAGTAAAAGTTGTCTCATTTAGTTTTTCTACTAAAAATAATAGTTATTGTTACACTTAATAAAATAGTAAATATACTTGAGAATAACGTTTTTTGTAACACTAAAATTATTTTAGAAATGCTAAATATTTCTAAAGAAAATAAAACTATATGATGTAAAACAGTAAGTATAGTTAAATACATAAGTTTTGACCCAAAATCTACGGTATTAAATTTTATGGTTTGATGCTCGTAAATCATTCCGAAAGAAGATTTTAAAACTACAGGTCTAAAATACGCTATAAAAACAGATGCAGCTGCATGAATACCACCTGTATCTAAAAACAAATCTATAGCCAACCCTATTAAAAAGCTGAGTAAAATTAAAATAACACGATTGTTTTTAACTGGAAATAAGGCAATAAATAAGATGTAGATATAAGGGTTTATATAACCTAAAAAATTAATATGATTTAATATTAATACTTGCACAAGTACTAAAACAAAAAAACGAATGGTATGTATTGAGAGTATACTATTCACTTAGTTTTCGTTTAACAGATTATTAATTTCTGGTGCATCAATATTTTCAATAATATAAACATGCTCAATATTAGTCATGTCATTAAAGAGCTTAACTTCAATTTCATAGTAATTTTCAGCATCATCTAATTTAAAACTCTCAATAACACCAATATCAATTCCTTTAGGAAAAATTGAAGAACGCCCAGAGGTAATTATTGTGTCTCCAACAGTTGGGTTTGCAACTTTTGGAATATCTATAAGTTGAGTAAGTTCAGGCAAATTCCCATCCCAAGTTAAAGTTCCAAAATGATTGGTTTTTTTTAACTGAGCACTAATTCTGCTGGTAGTATTTAAAACAGATAATACCGTTGCATAGTTATTACTTGTTTTATCAATAATACCTATAATTCCCTTAGAAGATACAACTCCGAAATCTTGTTCTATACTATCGTTTTTTCCTTTATTTATAGTTAAAAAATTATCTGATAACGAATAACTGTTTTTAATAATGTTAGCATTATAAAATCTGTAGGATTTATTAAAAGTTAAACTATCAATAAATATGGAATCGATTTCTATTTTAGCATTATTTAAAAGCGAACGCAATCTTGTGTTTTCTTCTACCAGTAATTGATTTTGAGATTTTAAATTGAAATAACCACTAATATTATTTACAGAGTTATATACGCCACCTGTTAAGAAGTTTGCAGAGTTTATAAATTTACTTTTATGATACGAATGTGATTGAATAGTAAATAAAACAGAAACACCAAACAGCAACAAGAACAACAAAAAGTTTTTGTTTCTTATTATGAAATTAATAATTTGCTGCATGTGTTATTGGCCTATTTTATGCTTTATTTTATCAATACACTTTTATATTTAGATAAATTTTTAAGTGTGATGCCAGTACCTCTTACAACAGCTCTTAAAGGGTCTTCGGCAATATATACAGGTAAATCTGTTTTTTGAGATAAACGTTTATCTAAACCACGAAGCATAGAGCCACCACCTGCTAAATAAATACCAGTATTATAAATATCGGCCGCTAATTCTGGAGGTGTTTGTCCTAAAGTTTCCATTACAGCATCTTCAATACGTAAAATAGATTTATCTAAAGCTTTGGCTATTTCTCTATGTGAAATTTGAACTTGTTTAGGCTTTCCGGTTAATAAATCACGCCCTTGAACACTCATGTCTTCTGGTGGTAATTCTAAATCTTCAGTAGCCGCACCAATTTGTATTTTTATTTTTTCAGCAGTACGTTCTCCAACATATAAGTTGTGTTGAGTACGCATGTAATAAACAATATCGTTTGTAAACACATCACCTGCAATTTTAACTGATTTATCACAAACAATTCCACCAAGCGCAATTACAGCAATTTCGGTTGTACCACCTCCTATATCAACCACCATATTTCCTTTTGGTTGCATAATGTCTACACCAATACCAATTGCAGCAGCCATAGGTTCGTGAATTAAATAAACCTCTTTACCATTAACACGTTCTGCACTTTCTTTTACCGCACGCATTTCAACCTCTGTAATTCCAGAAGGAATACAAATAACCATACGAAGTGCTGGTGTAAAAAACTTCTTTTTTAAAGCAGGTATGTTTTTTATAAACATACTTATCATTTGCTCAGAAGCGTCAAAATCTGCAATTACCCCATCTTTTAATGGGCGAATAGTTTTTATGTTTTCATGGGTTTTACCTTGCATTAAACTGGCTTCTTGACCGACGGCAATTATTTTGCCTGAAATTCTGTCGCGAGCTACTATAGATGGCGCATCAACAACAACTTTGTCGTTATGAATAATAAGTGTATTTGCAGTACCTAAGTCAATTGCAATTTCTTCGGTTAGGAAGTCAAAAAATCCCATGTGCTATTAATAATTTAAAGTGGTTTAAAAACGAATTCAGTAAATGTAATAAAAGTTAATAAATATATAGGACTTATAAGCATTCAAAATTTCTATTATAATATAGTATCTTGATCTTATACGTTTTTTATCGGTTTTCAGACTATTATAAAAACGCCATTAATGTTTAAAATGACGTGTTCCGGTAATTACCATCGCTACATTGTTCTCATTACAATAATCAATGCTTAATTGATCTTTTATAGAGCCACCTGGTTGAATAACAGATGTAATACCTGCACTTTTAGCAATTTCCACACAATCTGGAAATGGAAAAAACGCATCACTTGCCATGGCGGCATCATTTAAATCAAATTTAAAAGTTTGTGCTTTGTGTATAGCTTGCTCTAATGCATCAACACGACTAGTTTGTCCTGTGCCACTTGCTAATAATTGTTTGTTTTTAGCTAAAACAATAGTATTAGATTTAGTATGCTTACAAATTTTAGAAGCAAACAATAAATCTTCAATTTGACTTTCTGTAGGTGCTATGTTTGTAACATTTTTTAAATCTTCAGCTTTATCTGTAATGCTATTTCTATCTTGAAGCAAAATACCGTTTAAACAACTTCTTACGTTCATTTTAGGCATTTTAACATCATGAATTTCTAACAATATTCTATTCTTTTTACCTTTAAGAATTTCTAATGCATCTGAAGAAAAAGAAGGAGCAATTACCACTTCGCAGAATAATTTATGAATTTCTTCTGCTGTTGTTAAATCAATTTCTTTATTACTAATTAAAACACCGCCAAAAGCAGAAACAGGATCTCCAGCTAAAGCATCAACATAAGCTTGGTGTAAAGTTTCTCTTTGTGCCAAACCGCAGGCATTGTTGTGCTTTAAAATAGCAAATGTAGGCGCGTCATTTTTAAACTCAAGCATTAAATTTACAGCTGCATCAACGTCTAAAAGGTTGTTGTAGCTTAATTCTTTGCCATGTAGTTTTGTAAATAACTCATCAAAATTGCCAAAGAAAAATCCTCGTTGGTGTGGATTTTCGCCATAACGTAATACTTTACCTTTAGTTTCACTAATTTTTAAAGCAGCTTCATCGTGGTTTTTGTTGAAATAATTAAAAATAGCAGTATCATAATGTGAAGACACATTAAACGCTTTTCCAGCAAAACGCTTTCTGTCTTCTTCAGAAATTGTCCCGTTATTTTGTGAGATTAATTCTAAAAATTCTGCATAATCATCAACAGAAGATACACAAATTACATCGGCATAATTTTTTGCAGCTGCACGAATTAATGAAATGCCACCAATATCAATTTTTTCAATAATATCTTGAGTGCTAGCGCCAGAAGCTACAGTTTTTTCAAAAGGATATAAATCTACAATAACCACATCAATTTGTGGGATTTCGTATTCAGCTAATTCTGCAGCGTCGCCATCGTGATTCTGTCTGTTTAAAATACCTCCAAATACCTTTGGATGTAATGTTTTTACGCGACCACCAAGAATAGAAGGGTATGAGGTAACATCTTCAACCGGAACAACTTTTACTCCTAAATCGTTAATAAATTTTTCTGTGCCACCAGTAGAATAAATAGTTACACCTTGTTTGTTAAGTTCTTTTACAATAGGCTCTAATCCGTCTTTGCTAAATACCGAAATTAGTGCAGATTTAATAGTTTTTTTGTTGCTCATTATGGTTGTGTTGTGTTAAAAATTTTAAAGCTCATTAAGTAATTGCAAAAGTACTTAT containing:
- the gldB gene encoding gliding motility lipoprotein GldB; amino-acid sequence: MKFQLFLLLFFVIAVSCKKENQLEDEIAKINTDIKIERFDRLFSEVTSNNLSKLKTAYPFMFSEKYKDSFWLAKKDDTLQIQLFNQVDKTFTHFDDTELEIESLFNHLKYYFPEFNPPRVITTTNDVDYRNRVIATDTIAVIALDSYLGSEHEFYGSIPKYLKANLKKEQLVVDLANEYAKKYTYQPQRKTLLDEMIYFGKLMYFKDVVIPFKTEAERIGYSQTELDWAMANESNIWRYFVERELLYSTDSKLPGRFINDAPFTKFYLEEIDTDSPGRLGQYIGWQIVRAYMLQNDIPLKDMLIKPTEEIFNNSKFKPRK
- the dnaG gene encoding DNA primase → MISPSTIDQVFETARVEEVIGDFVQLKKAGSNFKGLSPFSDERSPSFMVSPVKQIWKDFSTGKGGTAVSFLMEHEHFTYPEAIRYLAKKYNIEIEETEQSNEQKEKANERESLYLVSEFANSYFQKILHKTDQGKSIGLSYFKERGFTEDTIKKFDLGYSLNEWQAFTDEALKQGYSIDYLEKTGLTIVKEDKRFDRFKGRVMFPIKSMSGRVLGFGGRILINDKKAAKYVNSPESDIYHKSKVLYGIYHAKQSIAKEDNCFLVEGYTDVIQFHQTGIKNVVSSSGTALTSEQIRLINRLTKNITVLFDGDAAGMRASLRGIDLILEQGMNVKVCSFPEGEDPDSFAKQNTLEELTLYLEDNAKDFIQFKASILHEESKNDPIKKAETVRDIVNSISKIPDRIKKEIYVQECARIMDISEEVLFSTLAQINKKEFQEENKQYKKEQKAFDVIKHQQPVKKVDVQYVLERKIIEVLLIYGNKTEDFEDLVLKENDNGELILEPVIQQAKVFEKVFLDLQDDEMEFTNETFKSLYYTIIDTLNQNPEFELKTFINSVDSETASEITTILMEDERYALDNWNRMNIFPKEKTHSVAQLVSETILSLRCFLIDQKVKEFQKETLQNKIDTNRNVLEEVKDYSSLKMLLSRKLNRVL
- a CDS encoding response regulator transcription factor, with protein sequence MIKLLVADNHPITRKGLEVLFSASSNIKVVGSVDDGEAILEFIKKNPVDIILMETDFPKLNGLTVLRYLKNDYPDIKAIIFSAQPEEVYAINAIKAGAAGYISKSVNVITINEAILKVNDGGIYLSNDLTQQLAFGNRVSKSGTFYKKLSTREAEVLKLLTVGKKNKEISKELDINEKTVSTYKARLMRKLKVTNLVDLVNQAKLTQGL
- the mrdA gene encoding penicillin-binding protein 2; its protein translation is MRQLLLFISIIGVGLLFISRLFYLQVYNASTHNLFEDNAIRKVYDYPKRGFVYDRKGELLVANQPSYDVMLIPREVEPLDTLEFCSLLKINKQQFIDKYNKAYRYSPRLPSVFVSHLSKEDYAVLQEKMRKFRGFYIQKRSLRHYQTTIGANVLGDIGEVNNAIIKREPYYKMGDLIGKQGVEASYEKTLRGIKGIKFIQKDRFNRNIGPYKEGVFDTIPEQGKDITITIDAQLQAYGELLMKNKRGGVIAIEPSSGEILAMVAAPTYDPNILVGRGRSKNFTKLYNDSIAKPLFNRSLQGVYEPGSPFKLMNALIALQEDVLEPEEKVTCYKGYKYGNRFMKCHCNYGTRNDMISGIQRSCNAYFATTYRKILEKNGNASEGIDTWSNHAKSFGLGNFLGYDLKVGQKGRIPDRDYYKRIYPKTFYSTYTISNAIGQGEVATTPIQLANMAAAIANRGYYYTPHIIKNIEGETIPEQYTKPKYTTIDKEHFEPVIEGMLQVYKKGTAASLQVKDIEICGKTGTVENFAIVDSLKTQLTDHSIFVAFAPKDNPKIAIAVFVENGYWGSRFAGKVASLMIEKHIKGYITRTDLEEWLLKHSLENEYAKPYSGEPFKINGETSLQIVEEQEYYKLKKQLNKINKTEN
- the nadE gene encoding NAD(+) synthase, giving the protein MQTEKVVDYIVNWLKDYATNAGMKGFVIGVSGGIDSAVTSTLCAKTGLELLCLEMPIHQAPSQVSRAMNHIEWLQSNFDKVRMTQVNLTPVFDSLIESLPDVEDEESRFMSLANTRARLRMTSLYYFAALEKLLVAGTGNKVEDFGVGFYTKYGDGGVDLSPIADLLKSEVYAIGEYLGVNKEIIDAAPTDGLWGDDRTDEDQIGASYPELEWAMKMDDEGKTSDDFSGRKQEVFKIYKRFNSANKHKMIPIPICEIPETLL
- the rodA gene encoding rod shape-determining protein RodA; this translates as MVRDTNRHFKFDWITIILFLLLVGFGWLNILSASHTGTTINYFDFSQPFGKQLIFIFLTFGLIILLLAIDAKFYERFSSIFYIISMLSLVGLFIFGKNVNGATSWYAFGGMTLQPSEFAKAATALAVANYISDLNTNIKSFKDQIRTFLIIIIPAILVLLQNDTGSTIVYSAFFFVLYREGLPKYYLTIGIAIIILSVLSLKFGYIITSAIAGLLVIAYQFFNKKKLRTYQSIFIIVAAIGISFGVKFFYQSILKPHQQDRISLWLRLEKDPEKLEKMKQTFAYNLNESEKAISSGGLTGKGFMEGTRTTGKFVPEQHTDYIFSTVGEEWGFLGSAFVVIVFVLLLLRILHLAELQKSQFSRVYGYGVASIIFIHFLVNIGMVMGLIPTIGIPLPLFSYGGSGLWAFTILIFIFIKLDSNRINEW
- the def gene encoding peptide deformylase yields the protein MKQIIFSILITTLALACSSTKSVVKNGFSKEERSLIMHADSLTPMRVYKITKKSDSLLLRTKSTYIKPNPNDAVLQSFVKRLYATVRDSMSLGVGIAAPQVGILKNIIWVQRFDKENFPFEVYLNPKIIEYSNKKQTFREGCLSIPNRTDTLNNRAFSIKIEYDTMNAEHKTETVESFTSVIFQHEIDHLNGILYLDHLAKEVRDTKK
- the gldC gene encoding gliding motility protein GldC → MANNITSKIELNVELDENRVPEKLHWTAQDGGITNEEAKAMMLSVWDSKTQETLRIDLWTKDMPVDEMKVFFHQTLVAMSNTFNRATQDEKMTATMKDFCDYFAEKLELKK